The Haloarcula sp. CBA1127 genomic interval GACGTGCTGAAGGCCGGCCGGTACGACGACTACGAGGTCGTCGAGACGCTGTCCGGCGAGGAGATGGTCGGCTGGGAGTACGACCACCCGCTGGCCGAGGAAGTGCCAGACCACGCCCAGGGCGAGGGCTCCGGGCAGGTGTACACCGCCGACTACGTCGAGGCCGACCGAACTGGGCTCGTCCACTCCGCGCCCGGCCACGGTGAGGAGGACTTCGAGCGCGGACAGGAACTTGATCTCGAAATCTTCTGTCCGGTCGGGAGCGACGGCGTTTACACCGACGCCGCGGGCAAGTACGCCGGCACCTTCGTCCGTGACGCCAACGACGAGGTTATCGACGACCTCGACGACAACGGCGTCCTGCTCTCCAGTGAATCTGGCCACACCGTCCGCGAGGGGCAGTGCTGGCGCTGTGACACCGACATCGTTCGCATCGTCACGGACCAGTGGTTCATCACGGTCACCGACATCAAGGACGAACTGCTGGCGAACATCGAGGACAGCGAGTGGTATCCGCAGTGGGCGCGGGACAACCGCTTCCGTGACTTCGTCGAGGACGCGCCGGACTGGAACGTCTCGCGGCAGCGCTACTGGGGCATCCCCATCCCGATTTGGCTTCCTGAAGACTGGAGCGGTGACATGGACGACGCCATCGTCGTCGGCGACCGCGAGGAACTCGCCGAGCGAGTCGACCAAGACATCGACCCAGAGAGCGTCGACCTACACAAAGGCACGGTCGACGACCTCACCATCACTGAGGACGGCACGACCTACAGCCGCGTCGGCGACGTGTTCGACGTGTGGCTCGACTCCTCCGTCGCGACATGGGGGACCGTCAACTACCCCGAGCAGACCGAGGACTTCGATGACCTGTGGCCCGCCGACCTCATCATGGAGGCCCACGACCAGACCCGCGGCTGGTTCTGGTCTCAGCTGGGTATGAGCACCGCCGCGACCGGCGAAATCCCGTACAAGCAGGTGCTGATGCACGGCTACGCCAATATGCCCGATGGCCGCGGGATGTCCAAGTCCAAGGGCGTCCTCATCGACCCCCACGAGGTCATCGAGAAGCACGGCCGCGACCCGATGCGGCTGTTCCTGTTGTCGGTGACCGCGCAGGGCGAGGACATGAACTTCTCGTGGGAGGAGACCGCCGAGATGCAGCGCCGGCTGAACATCCTCTGGAACGTCGCCCGGTTCCCGCTGCCGTATATGCGCGCCGACGACTTCGACCCCGAGGAAACAACCGTCGAGGACCTCCGCGACGACCTCGAACTCGTCGACGAGTGGGTGCTCTCCCGACTCCAGAGCGTGACCGAGGCGATGACCGACTCGATGGAGGACTTCGAGAACGACAAGGCGGTCGACGAACTGCTTGAGTTCGTCGTCGAGGACGTCTCCCGGTTCTACATTCAGGTCGTCCGCGAGCGGATGTGGGAGGAAGAGGATAGCGCCTCGAAGCAGGCGGCATACGCCACGCTCTACCGCGTGCTCGAATCCGTGGCCGCGCTGTTTGCTCCATTCACGCCGTTCGTCGCGGAGCAGGTGTACGGCGCGCTCACCGGCGACGCCGGCCACCCGACGGTCCACATGTGTGACTGGCCCGAGGTCGACGCCGACCTGCACGACCCGGCGCTCGAACGCGAAATCGAAGTCGTCCGCGAAGTCGAGGAAGCGGGCTCGAACGCCCGCCAGCAGGCCGAACGCAAGCTCCGCTGGCCCGTCACCCGCGTCGTCGTCGACGTGGACAGCGACGACGTGGCCGACGCCGTTCGCGCTCAGGAGGCTATCATCGCCGACCGGCTTAACGCCCGCGCCGTCGAGGTTGTTGGCGCTGACGACGAGTGGGGAGAACTCCAGTACTCCGCCGAGGCCGACATGAGCGAACTCGGCCCGGCCTTCGGTGACGACGCCGGAAGGGTAATGAACGCGCTCAATGAGGCGCGCGTCACCGAGCAGTCGCTCGATACCCTCCAAGGCACAGTGAGCGACGCGCTCGGCGAGAACGTTGACCTCACCGAGGAGATGGTCGAGTTCCGCCGCGAGACGCCCGAGGGCGTTACCGGAACGGAGTTCACGGCACTCGACGGCGGCGGCGTCGTCTACGTCGACACCACGCTCACTGAGGACATCGAGAGCGAGGGGTACGCCCGCGAGGTCATCCGCCGGGTTCAGGAGATGCGCAAGGACCTCGAACTAGACATCGAGGCCCGCATTGTCGTAGACCTCGACATAGATGATGAGGGGGTCTCCGAACTAGTGCGACGACATGAAGACCTCATCAAAGAGGAGGTGCGTGCTGACGAGTTAGATGGCGTCGAAGATGGCCATCGCAAAACCTGGGAGGTTGAGGGTGTAGAGATGGATATTGCGATTGCACCGGTGGCTGCTGCCGAAGCGTCTGATTAGGACAGCACGCGACCAACGGGAGCGTGCTGCTTTTTCGCCCACGTTTTTCGAGTCGACCGGGACCGAAGGTCCCGCTGACCATGCGAACGGGCGCTTTGCGCCCGTGAGCAGAGAGTGGTTCGCGAGTATCGCGAGCGGACCCGACGATGAAAAAGGTGGCAGCCGAGATGCGCAAGGACCTCGAACTGGACATCGAGGCGCGCATTGTCGTGGATCTGGCAATCGATGACAAGCGCGTGGATTCGCTTGTCAGAGAGCACGAAGCACTGATTAAAGAGGAGGTCCGGGCTGATGAACTCAGCGGCGTTGAGGACGGCCACCGCAAGACGTGGGACGTCGAAGGAACTGATATGGAGATTGCGATTGCGCCGTGCGAGGCCGACCAGCGGGAGGCCTCGGAACAAGCGGGCGGCGACTAAAAGGAACCGCGAGCCGTGGCGGCTGCCGAAGCGTCGGAGTCCCTCCCTCGCTAGAGGGGAAGAAAGTAGCAACTACAACTGGTCTGCGACGACGGGTGCGGCGCTGACCTCGCTGACGGCGCGTTCGAGTGTGTCCGTCCCGTAGACGGCTTCGACGCCGGCGCTGTTGAGCTTCGTCAGGGCATTGCTAGCGAGCATCGGGTGGACGCAACTGACGAACACACGCTGGGCATCGCGGTCACCGAGGACGCTGACGGATTTGCTCATTGTCGACCCAGTGGCGATGATGTCATCGACAAGGACCACGTCCCGGCCCTCGACCGGCGCGTCGCTGGGGCTGATCTCGATGTCGCCGGTGTCGTAGTCTCGGTCCTTCTCGAAGAAGTCCGTCTCACCCTCGCCGTATGCATCCCGGACCGTCGTTGCAAGGGCGATTGCGCCTTCGTCGGGCGAGAGAAAGAGCGGGTCCCGCAGGTCCGCAGGCAGTGGGTCGGAGAGAACACTCGCGGCGTCGACGTTGGTAGCTGGCACGTCGAAGAAGTCACAGACGGCCGGCTCGTGGGGGTTCACCGTCAGCACGCGGTCGGTTCCCGTCGAGATGGCGCGGGCCATCGCCCGCGAGGACACCGGCTCACCGGGCTTGAACGCCTCGTCCTGGCGGGCGTAACCCATGTACGGAATGACGGTGATGACCTCGCTCGCGCCGCTTTCGCGGGCCGCGTCCTGCAACTGGAGCAATTGTAGGTGCGCGTCGCTGTCGACGGTCGACGCGACAACGACCGCCCGCTCGTCGGCGACCGCGTCTGGGACCCGGACGACGTGCTCACCGTCGGGGAACCGTTCGTACTCGACCCGTCCCAGCCGCTCGCCAGTCGCCTCGGCGAGGGTCGCCGCGAACGCCTGCGTGTCCGCCCCGGGGATAATCATGTGCGGTGGGTGGCTGTCCGGGCTAAACCTCTTTTCGATTCCCCGACACCGTGGCTGACTCTCCTCTTAGACAAATATATTGTAATTGACACACATCGCTACAACACTGATGTAGCTTGTGTGATCATGCCAATTCCGGGACACAACGACATATTTGTATAATATTATTTATAACTAGATGAGGTATTTATCTCCGTCCGATTCCAAAGTACGAACAGAGTAGTCCCTCCAAAATAATGAAGGTATTACATCTGGATGACGAGCCTGATTTTGCGGATTTGACTGCCCAGTTTCTTGAACAAGAAGACGAACGGTTCGAAGTTCAAACGGCAACGAGCGGGACCGATGGTCTTGCGATTCTTCGGGCGGAGGACATCGATTGTATCGTCTCGGACTATGATATGCCAGTAATGGACGGACTGGAGTTCTTGGCTGCAGTCCGCGAAGAGTATCCTGACCTGCCGTTCATCCTTTTTACTGGCAAAGGGAGCGAAGAGATTGCGAGTGAAGCCATTACCGCTGGCGTGACGGAATACATCCAGAAAGAGCACGGTACCGACCAGTACGCGGTTCTGGCCAATCGAATCACGAACCTTGTCGAACGCTACCGTGCCGTCCGTACAATCGACCGTAGCTACAGGGCGATGAAGACTGCCAGCGAAGGGATCAGCCTCATCGACCCGGACGGGACGTTTTCGTATGTGAACCCCGCCTTTGCGGACCTATTTGGATACGAGCAGGATGAACTGGCCGGCAAGCACTGGACAATTCTGTACCACGACGATGAAGCGGACCGGCTAGAGAACGACATCATCCCAGCGGTCAAAGAGAACGAGTACTGGTCGGGCGAAACAGTTCGACTGATGAAAGGCGGAGACAGGCTCGTTACGAACCATCGTCTGGCTCACGCTGACGACGGGGTAATCGTGTGTACAGCGCGGGACATCACCCCTGAACGGACGCAGTTGATGGGACAGAGCACTCAGTTCGACGTTCTTATCGATGCCATGGACGACCACGCCTTCTTCACCCTTGACCACGAGGGCTACGTCACTCGTTGGAACGACGGTGCCCGACGATTCACGGGCTACGATGTGGACGAGATCCTGGGAGCGCACGTTTCGACGTTCTTCGAGGAGTCTGATCTGGCGAACAGCCTTCCCGAGCGACTCCTCGATACCGCGAAAACAGACGGGACCGTCTCCCACGAAGGGTTCCAGATCCGTCAGGACGGCACGCGCTGCTGGACGGACATGACGCTCTCTGCGAGCTTTGACGAGTCCGGAGCACTCCGGGGCTACGGGATCATCTTGAAAGAAGCCGACAGACAGCAAATACCGCAGTAAGCGGGCATGGACGCCGGTCGATACTGTGAAGGCCGGATAGAACTGCGAATCCCACTTAGATACTACTGATCGACTCAGGCTACAGCGACGCCGACGACATCGGGGACGCCCAGCGAGCGCTGTCGCCAGCCCCCCTGTCCGTCGGCGGTCGCCTCGGCGGCGGTCGCGACGAGGAAGGTCCCGTTCTCGGTGATGGCGTAGGTGTCGTCGCCGTACGTCACGTCGACGACGCGTTCGGTGGCCGGCAACGAACAGGGCTCCCACGCACCGTTTGCCAGTTCGTACAAGCCGTCCGCCGCGGCAGCGTGGACGCGTTCGCCGTCGCTTGCAACCGCCAGATGGTGGCCCGATCGGACCTCGGTCCACTCGCCGTTCTCGCCTTCGTAGCGGTACAGCCCGCTCTCGGTCGCGGCGTAGTCGCCCGCCACGTCGGCCACGTCCACGAGGCCGAGTCGGTCGAGTGACGGGAGGGCGTACACGCCCTCGGCCGCAGCGAGGCGGTCGCCGTCGATGGCACGGACGTCTGCGACCGCGCCGATATCCCGCCACCCACCGTCGTACCGAGCGACCCGGCTGTCGCCGGCTGCGAGCAGTCCGTCGCCGTCGTAGCCGACAGCGGTGGCCGGTCCGAACCCGGTCGGGACGAAACCGTCGTCGGTCAACACGAGCACGTCCTCGTCGGTGGCGACCGCGACTTCGCCGCTCGCGCCGGCCACGTCACGGGCATTGCACCGCTCGCTCAGACTGAACCGCCCGATCTGGCCACCGGCCGTCTCGACCCGGGTGACGCCCAGACCCGACGCGACGTACGCGTGGGTTTCCGGGCGTTTCGCCCCGTACATCCGCTTCTCCGAGAGTGCGATGTCGTCGTCGCTCACCTCATATCGCCTCTTTGTATGCTTCGAGCGCATTCTCTATGTCTTCACCTGTGTGGGCATCACAGATGAACTGTGACTCGAACTGGTTCGCCGTGAGGAACACGCCCTGGTCCTTCATCGCGGGCCAGAACAGCCGCTCCCATCGCTCGGTCTCGGCCTGTGTCACGTCGTGGCCGGTCTTCGGACAGTACTCGAAGCGCGGACAGGACTCCTGTTGCTGGCAGCCAGCCTCGCATTGCCCCTCAAGCGAATCTGGGCCATCACGGGTGAAGATGACCTTGAACATCGAATCTCGACCGACGACGGTGTACTCGGGCGCCTGGTCTGCGAGGATGTCCTGCAAGCCTGCCCGGAGTCGTTCGCCGAGGTCGTTGACATGGTCGTATACGTCGTGTTCAGCCGCATACCGCAACGTCTCCAAGCCGGCCGCCATCGTCACGGGGTGGCCGGAGAAGGTCCCGGACTGGAACACGTCGCCCGCGGGGGTGAACTGCTCGATGATCTCGCTTTTGCCGCCGATTGCCCCGACCGGGAAGCCGCCGCCGACGATCTTCCCGAAGGTGGTGATGTCGGGGTCGATGTCTAATGCGCCCTGAGCACACTGGAGGCCGCCGACCCGGAAGCCGGTGATGACCTCGTCGAAGATGAGCAGGGAGCCATGGTCGTCACACAGCTGCCGGAGCGTGTCGTGGTAGCCCTCGACCGGGTGGACGATACCGTAGTTCCCGAGGATTGGTTCGGTGAGGACAGCCGCGATGTCGTCGCCGTGTTCCTCGAACACCTCGTGAGCAGCCTCCTCGTCGTTGAACGGGACTGTCAGCGTGTGTTCGGCGAAGCTTTCGGGGATACCGGGGCTGGACGGGGCGGTGTGATCGCCTTCGCCCTCGACCAGCGTGGACTCTTGTGCGCCGTGGTAGCCGCTTTGCATCACGACGATTTTGTCCCGTCCCGTGTAGCCACGAGCCAGTCGGACCGCCGAGACGGTTGCTTCAGTCCCGCTGTTGACGAACCGCAGCATCTCGACGCTGGGGACGTGCCGGGTGACGAACTCAGCCAGTTCGACCTCGACTTCGGTGGGTGCGCCGTACATCGGCCCTTCGGCGGCGTGTTGCTGGATGGCCGACTGCACCTGTTCGGGCAGGCTGTGGCCCAACAGGAGCGGGCCATAGCCCATGACGAAGTCGATGTAGCGGTTGCCGTCGGCGTCGATGACGTGCCCGCCGTCCCCCTTCTCAACGAAGAACGGATAGGGCCGCGTCGCTCGCACGGAGGAGTTGACGCCGCCCGACAGCACCGACAGGGCGCGGTCGTACAGCGCTCGTGACTGCTCGTGGTTCATACGCTGCCGTTTGGCCGCTGTCAGAAAGAAACTGTTGTTACTTCGCGGTGCCTCCGATCTAGTGGACAGATGTCACGCACTCACTACTAAAATAAGCATTTCGTAAAGAGTTACTGTTATACAGTGTGTGTTCTTCTATGCAAACACGATAATGGCATCTGAACGTACTGTAATATCATGCCAAACTGGACAAATGGGCGTCGGAACGGCGCGTGAGGGGCTGTGAGCGACTGGGTGCCGACGACGTGTATGCGGTGTGCCGTGGGCTGTGGCCACATGCATCAGGGAGCTGACGAAGGGTACGGTATCGACGCTGTTCGCGGCGACGCCGCGCATCCAGTCAGCCAGGGTCTCGTCTGTGCACGTGGCCTCCGGGAGAGCAAAGACCCCGACGGGGAGTGGCTCACCCGGCCGATGGTCCGCAGTGGCGGCGAACTCCGCCAGACCCAGTGGGACGTGGCGCTGGCTCGCGCCGTCGAGGGCCTCCAAGCCGCCCACCAGCAGGACCCTGACTCCGTCGCGGTACTGGGTAGCGGCCAGCAGACAAACGAAGCGGCATACGCGCTGGGGAAGGTCGCCCGCGGCGGCTTCGGCACAACGAACTATGATGCCAACACGACGCTGTGCATGGCGAGTGCCGTCACCGCCTACTATCAGGCCTTCGGCAGCGACGCGCCGCCGTGTACCTACGCCGACATCAGCGATGCCGACCGACACGTCGTCTGGGGGGCGAACCCGGCAGTCGCCCACCCCGTGCTGTTCCGCTGGATTCAGCAGTCCGCCGACGAGGACGGCGTCGAAATCATCGTCGTCGACCCCGTCCGCTCCGAGACGGCGGAGAACTCCGAACACCACGTCGCGCCTGCTCCGGGCAAGGACCTCGCGCTGGCCCGAGCCGTGCTCGCAAGAATCGTCGAGACGGGTCGGGTCGACCGCGAGTTCGTCGACGAGGCGACCGACGGGTTCGAGGATCTGCTCGCGACGCTGCCCGACGCCACGGACGCGGCCGCCGAGGCCGGCGTCGAGATGGCCCAGGTGGACCTGCTGGCCGACGCGATGGACCAGCAGGCGCTCATCTACTGGGGCATGGGCATCAATCAGCACGTTCAGGGGACCGAGACCGCCCGGGCGCTCATCGACCTGACGCTGGCGACGGGGAACCTCCGGCCCGGCGGCGGTCCGTTCTCGCTGACCGGCCAGGCCAATTCGATGGGGACCCGCATCTGCTCCTCGAAGGGCTCCTGGCCCGGCCAGCGGGCTTTCGAGGACCCGGACCACCGCCGCCTCGTCGCCGACCACTGGGATGTGCCGGTGGACCGCCTCCCCGACGACACCGGCCCCGGTCCGGTTGGGATGCTCGAAGCCGAGCCAGACGCCGTCTGGGCCGTTGCCACGAACCCCGTCGCCGGGATGCCCGAGGCTGACTCGGTCCGCGAGGCACTCGAAGACGCTTTCGTCGTCGTACAGGACGCCTTCCACACCGAAACGACGGAGATTGCCGACGTGGTCTTGCCGGCCGCGACGTGGGGCGAAAGCGACGGGACGACGACGAACATGGAGCGGACTATCTCCCGCGTCCGGTCGGCCACCGACCTACCAAGCGGTGTCAGGCCGGATCTGGACATCATCGCCACCATCGGCTCGCGACTGTTTCCCGGCCTGTTCAAGAGCACGTCCCCGGACCCGTCGGCCGTGTTCGACGAATTCACTGCCCTCACCGAGGGGACAGTTGCTGACTGCTCGGGCATCACCTACGAGCGCCTCGACGACAGCCACGCCGTGCGGTGGCCCGCGCCCGACGACGACAGCGCCGGTGGCTACCGCTACCACGACGACGAGTCGTGGTCGTTCCCGACCCCGTCCGGCCGCGCACAGTTCTCGACCGGCCGCCAAGGGTCGCTCCCGGAACCGACCGACGAGGACTACCCGCTGACCCTGACGACCGCCCGCGAGGCCGACGGGTACAACACCGGCGTCCGATCCCGCGGCGGCGAGGCCGGGCCGCTGGTGGCCCGAATCCACCCCGAAACGGTCGCGGAACACAGCGAACTCGTCACCGACGAGACACTGACCGTCGAGACCCGTCGCGGCTCTGCGACAGTCGACATCGACCGCGATGAGGGCGTCCCCCGCGGGATGGTGTGGCTCCCGATTCACCATCCGGCGACGAACCGGCTGACGCTTTCGGACCGGGACCCCCAGTCTGACGAGCCGAACTTCAAGCAGTGTGCTGCTCGCCTCGTCGCCCCAGAGGCCGAACTGCCGCCGGCCACGGCCGACTGAGCGTCTGTCGGGCGCAGCCCCGACGGGAAACCAACACACGGCTCTCGGAACTCGCTCGAGTCACTCCAAATATGTCCAGTTATTCCCGCATCCGCTGGGCGTTCAATGTCCTTAAACAGGGGATATCCGATGATATATTTGCGGTCTATCCACTCAGGCGGACTGGAATAGCCGTTCTGTAAAGGGTTACTGTTATTAAATGGTGGGACTTTCGGACTCTATGTACTGATGTGGGCACACATCCAAAATAAAATCGAATTGGTGGACAAAATCTCGCTAATAATCGTGAATGATGGTCAGTCCGTAACCGAGGTGTCGGCATGGGACTGATCAAGATGACGAAGTACCGGACGCTGCTGCTGGCGACCATTGGCTTCAATTTCTCGTTTCTCATCTGGTTCTCCTTTGCGCCGTTTACCGGCCCGATGGCCGAGGAGTTCGGACTGTCGACGGCGGAAATCGGTATCCTTGCGAGTTCGGCCATCTGGATGGCACCGTTCGGCCGGATGCTCACCGGGTGGCTCTCAGATAAGTTCGGCGCGCCGGCCATCTTCGCCATCGTGCTGGCGTACGTCGGCGTGTTCTCGATCGGGAGCGCCTTCGCACAGGACTACTCCGTGTTCTTCGTGTTGCGACTCATCGTGGCGACGGCCGGCATCACGTTCGTCATCGGCATCCAGCACGTCGCCGAGTGGTTCGAGGAGGAGAACCTCGGGCTGGCAGAGGGTATCTACGCCGGCGTCGGGAACGCCGGTGCCGCCGGCGGCGCGCTGATTCTCCCTCGCGTGTTCGGGTCCGGGTGGAACGGGCCGCTGTTCTCGACGAACTGGCGAGCCGCGTTCTTCTACACCGGCATCGTCTCCATCCTCCTCGCAATCGCCTACTACACGCTCGGCGAGGCCGCGAAGACCGAGGCGAAACGCCAGGCGACCAAGGAGGATACCAACTTCAAAGGCTGGCTGCACACGGCCACGCGATACGGCACTGTTGTCCTCGCCGCCGCGTACATCATGTCCTTCGGCCTCGAACTGTCGATGAACGGGTGGCTCGCCACCTACTACCGCGAGGCGTTCAACCAGGACAACCTCGTCATCGCGAGTACTTTCGCCGCGACGTTCTCGATTGCAGCGGGACTGCTCCGGCCGTTCGGTGGCTACGGCAGCGACCTGCTGGCCCGCAAGGAGAAGAACATCCTGCCCTTTTTCGAGGGCCAGTACCGCGAACAGTGGACGTTCCTCGGACTCTGTTTCATCGTGGTGATGATGTTCGCTATGACGCTGGCCGGCCTCTCTGGGGTGCTGCTGAACGCTGTCGTCATCGGCTTCCTCGTGGGCACGGGCTGTGCCTGGGCTGAGGGCGCTATCTTCGCGCAGGTGCCTGCGATGTTCCCGAACGACTCGGGCTCTGTTGCGGGTGTCGTCGGCGGCGTCGGCACTGTCGGTGGGATTGTCTACCCGCTGTTTTACTCCGCGCCGTGGCTGGCGAACCTCCACCTGGGGTATTCCGTGGCCGCTGTCACGATGATACCCATCGTCGCCCTGTCGGCGTGGGTGTTCCGACCGGAGATTGCGAAAATCGCTAACGCGGCCGGCTTCGTCGGAAGCACGCAGGAAGGCACCACCGTCGCCTCCGGCGACGACTGACCCCCTACGGTCTCTCGTTTACTTCACGCGCGTTCACTGCTACAGCCGCTGCGTTACGTGTCGCGTCCGTCCGGTCTGGTTTGGCGCACGCGCGACTGACACCTCAGTTCTACGGGTCCACCCCGGTTGGGCGACCTATCCTCAGGTCGCGTCTCTGAAATCGAGTTCCAGCGCTCGGCCGGCCAATCGCCTGCAGTACTGCGGTTTTATCCCTTTCGACGGTGTGGTGTATAACTTCTTTAAATACCTCCCAGACGGTATAATTCTGGACAGCTGTTTCCGAACCCACTCATACTCTTTACTTCTTTAACGATTAGGGTTATAAGACAGCAAGCTGAGTAATTAGACGTGAATTAGCGGACATTCAGATACCTATGGGAGATAAAAAACCACATCTATCAAGAGCGAGGGGGCGCGAAGATGGCACATAAAAAAGAGGAGTACAAGGCGGAGCTGTACGGTGATGAAGTACGGGAGAAACTAGAGGAGTTCGCCGAGAAAGGCTGGGACTCTATTCCCGAGGACGAACGCGAGAAGTGGTTCTCGCGGTTCAAGTTCTGGGGTGTCTTCCACCACCGCGGCGGACAAGAGTCGTACTTCATGATGCGGCTGACAAATTGCGGCGGCGTTTTGGAGCCCGACCAGCTCCGGGCTATCGGCGAAGTTGCCCGCGACTACGCGAAGGGGCCGGCGGAGAACCCCGAGTTCGGGAACGGCTGGATTGATTTCACGACGCGACAGTCCATCCAACTGCACTGGCTCAAGCTAGAGGACATCCCGGAGATCTGGGAGAAACTCGAAGCTGTCGGTGTCTCCTCGCGCTCGGCGGGTGGGGATACAATGCGAAATATCTCCGGCTGTCCGGTCGCCGGCAAGGCCGAGGAGTACGTCGCATCCCGCCCGATTCTGGACGAGATTCAGGAAACCATCCGCGACGATAACGACCTGGCCAACATGCCCCGGAAGTTCAACATCTCGGTGACGGGGTGCAAGCAGGGGTGTGCACAGGACAGCATCAACGACATCGGGCTGGAGCCGGCCCACAAATTCATTGACGGCGAGGAAGTCGAGGGGTTCAACGTCCGCGTCGGCGGCGGCCTCGGCGGTCGCGAACCCCGCGAGGCCCGTCCGCTCGACCTGTTCATCCGGCCCGAACACGCCGTCGAGACAGTCCGGGCCTTCGTCGAGTACTACCACGAGGCTGGCAACCGTCAGAACCGCTCGAAGAACCGCGCCCGGTTTTTCGTCGACGAACACGGGACCGACGCTATCCGCGCGGAACTCGACGAGCGGCTGGAGTTCGAGTTCGAAACCGCCGGCACCGACTTCCGCGGGGAATACACGTACAACGCCGGCAAATCGGCCGAACACGGCGCCCACGACCACGTCGGCGTCTACGACCAGCAAGACGGGAAGAACTACGTCGGGCTCTCGGTGCCCGTGGGTCGACTCGCCGCCGAGGACGCCATCGAACTCGCGGACCTCGCTGACGCCTACGGCTCCGGCGAAGTGCGCTTGTCCCGCCGACAGAACCCGCTCATCATGGACGTACCCGACGGGAACCTCTCGAATCTCCTCAACGAGCCGCTACTGGACAAACACTCGCCCGAGCCGAACCCGTTTGTTCAGGGGGCGATGGCCTGTACCGGAACGGAGTTCTGCTCGCTCGCGCTCACGGAGACGAAGGCGCGCATGGCCCGCCTGCTCCGCTGGCTCGGCGACAACGTCGACGTGCCCG includes:
- a CDS encoding nitrite/sulfite reductase; the protein is MAHKKEEYKAELYGDEVREKLEEFAEKGWDSIPEDEREKWFSRFKFWGVFHHRGGQESYFMMRLTNCGGVLEPDQLRAIGEVARDYAKGPAENPEFGNGWIDFTTRQSIQLHWLKLEDIPEIWEKLEAVGVSSRSAGGDTMRNISGCPVAGKAEEYVASRPILDEIQETIRDDNDLANMPRKFNISVTGCKQGCAQDSINDIGLEPAHKFIDGEEVEGFNVRVGGGLGGREPREARPLDLFIRPEHAVETVRAFVEYYHEAGNRQNRSKNRARFFVDEHGTDAIRAELDERLEFEFETAGTDFRGEYTYNAGKSAEHGAHDHVGVYDQQDGKNYVGLSVPVGRLAAEDAIELADLADAYGSGEVRLSRRQNPLIMDVPDGNLSNLLNEPLLDKHSPEPNPFVQGAMACTGTEFCSLALTETKARMARLLRWLGDNVDVPDDVDRIKMHFSGCTADCGQAMTADIGLQGMRARKDGQMVEAVDIGVGGGIGAEPTFIEWVRQRVPADEVPGMIANIVEAYAALRSEGQTFREWVDATGHETIVELAEPHEVEGYTDPCLADGKQSWYPFDDGDSPAPTDAEGQPISADD
- a CDS encoding MFS transporter; protein product: MGLIKMTKYRTLLLATIGFNFSFLIWFSFAPFTGPMAEEFGLSTAEIGILASSAIWMAPFGRMLTGWLSDKFGAPAIFAIVLAYVGVFSIGSAFAQDYSVFFVLRLIVATAGITFVIGIQHVAEWFEEENLGLAEGIYAGVGNAGAAGGALILPRVFGSGWNGPLFSTNWRAAFFYTGIVSILLAIAYYTLGEAAKTEAKRQATKEDTNFKGWLHTATRYGTVVLAAAYIMSFGLELSMNGWLATYYREAFNQDNLVIASTFAATFSIAAGLLRPFGGYGSDLLARKEKNILPFFEGQYREQWTFLGLCFIVVMMFAMTLAGLSGVLLNAVVIGFLVGTGCAWAEGAIFAQVPAMFPNDSGSVAGVVGGVGTVGGIVYPLFYSAPWLANLHLGYSVAAVTMIPIVALSAWVFRPEIAKIANAAGFVGSTQEGTTVASGDD
- the nasA gene encoding assimilatory nitrate reductase NasA translates to MHQGADEGYGIDAVRGDAAHPVSQGLVCARGLRESKDPDGEWLTRPMVRSGGELRQTQWDVALARAVEGLQAAHQQDPDSVAVLGSGQQTNEAAYALGKVARGGFGTTNYDANTTLCMASAVTAYYQAFGSDAPPCTYADISDADRHVVWGANPAVAHPVLFRWIQQSADEDGVEIIVVDPVRSETAENSEHHVAPAPGKDLALARAVLARIVETGRVDREFVDEATDGFEDLLATLPDATDAAAEAGVEMAQVDLLADAMDQQALIYWGMGINQHVQGTETARALIDLTLATGNLRPGGGPFSLTGQANSMGTRICSSKGSWPGQRAFEDPDHRRLVADHWDVPVDRLPDDTGPGPVGMLEAEPDAVWAVATNPVAGMPEADSVREALEDAFVVVQDAFHTETTEIADVVLPAATWGESDGTTTNMERTISRVRSATDLPSGVRPDLDIIATIGSRLFPGLFKSTSPDPSAVFDEFTALTEGTVADCSGITYERLDDSHAVRWPAPDDDSAGGYRYHDDESWSFPTPSGRAQFSTGRQGSLPEPTDEDYPLTLTTAREADGYNTGVRSRGGEAGPLVARIHPETVAEHSELVTDETLTVETRRGSATVDIDRDEGVPRGMVWLPIHHPATNRLTLSDRDPQSDEPNFKQCAARLVAPEAELPPATAD